One window of Caloenas nicobarica isolate bCalNic1 chromosome 7, bCalNic1.hap1, whole genome shotgun sequence genomic DNA carries:
- the ENO4 gene encoding LOW QUALITY PROTEIN: enolase 4 (The sequence of the model RefSeq protein was modified relative to this genomic sequence to represent the inferred CDS: deleted 2 bases in 2 codons; substituted 1 base at 1 genomic stop codon), giving the protein MALRKPNQALQRSRPSNAAGTRCSLAAPWEQRAVYRGANGPGRXHPEGAALAPAPTALAPAPTVRARGSREKRVRPPPSPGSRHSPAMEPGGRRQLEQRRLRAPRGEAAEYYRGQRVPQRVEEALNALFPLRPADLYGELANYISKFSKAPVICKLIGRKVLDGVGQPTLEVEIHCMVKNYEKRICSIVMSSHSQIPENSLPDTTEADEKERNDSVNTAVEWVNESLNTMLRDLKPTDQCEVDKMLGEYFTKKVEEKKEIQKQEEKEQEAEATPALTSHTPSATVLPGKKKAAKPGKKVSVAEKMIPPAEPVEPVLCGSFAIGGTSLAIAKAGATVRCIPLYLHIALLKHDQDSPKEMSLPLPMVTLLNCEKILPAKLKLMKELMLIPPVQLSLKQGIERVLDIQKEVMRLLDPPGKVPSPQLADSKKGKAGKKAPPQALKRISHLGCLITGFDNLEQSLLLMQTACNNIGLELGTDMYLGINCAAHELMDYVKGKYEILTGTFKSPDEMVDMYVELINNFPFIIALIDPLRKEDREQWNNICCALGSKCYLIAEDAATHISKFKIDQNINIPMCSGVVLKYINQTKVSDLIELSGLLDGQRRITILGSPDGESSDDSLVDLAVGLGARFIKLGGLSRGERVTKYNRLLAIEEELTKNRTLREATLEFIAFGEESQPENQPSAVPPPPKQDSALPQLSQAALQVPCLPAQLPQNITLT; this is encoded by the exons ATGGCattaagaaaaccaaaccaggcTCTCCAACGAAGC CGGCCCAGCAACGCAGCGGGGACACGTTGTTCATTAGCGGCTCCGTGGGAGCAAAGGGCCGTTTACCGAGGGGCCAACGGGCCGGGGCGGTGACACCCTGAGG GCGCGGCTCTCGCGCCCGCACCAACGGCTCTCGCGCCCGCACCAACGGTCCGGGCGCGCGGCTCTCGCGAGAAGCGCGTGCGGCCGCCGCCGTCGCCTGGCAGCCGCCACAGCCCCGCGATGGagcccggcgggcggcggcagcTGGAGCAGCGGAGGCTGCGGGCGCCGCGGGGGGAAGCGGCGGAGTACTACCGAGGCCAGCGAGTGCCGCAGCGGGTGGAAGAAGCGCTCAACGCCCTCTTCCCCCTGCGCCCCGCGGATCTCTACGGGGAGCTG gCTAACTACATTTCTAAATTTTCAAAAGCTCCAGTAATATGTAAATTAATTGGAAGAAAAGTTCTTGATGGAGTTGGTCAGCCAACGTTAGAAGTGGAAATACACTGTATGGTTAAAAACTATGAGAAG agaattTGTTCCATTGTGATGTCTTCTCATTCTCAAATACCTGAAAATTCTTTACCTGATACAACGGAGGctgatgagaaagaaagaaatgactCTGTTAACACTGCCGTGGAGTGGGTGAATGAATCACTGAACACAATGTTAAGAGACTTGAAGCCTACTGACCAGTGTGAAGTTGACAAGATGCTTGG TGAATACTTTACAAaaaaggtagaagaaaaaaaagaaattcagaagcaagaagaaaaagaacaagaagcaGAAGCCACTCCTGCCCTTACTTCACACACTCCATCAGCAACAGTGctacctgggaaaaaaaaagcagcaaaaccag GAAAGAAGGTGTCAGTTGCAGAGAAAATGATCCCACCTGCAGAACCCGTTGAACCCGTGCTTTGTGGCAGCTTCGCCATTGGGGGAACATCACTTGCTATAGCGAAGGCTGGTGCCACTGTTCGCTGTATCCCATTGTACTTACATATTGCACTGCTGAAACATGATCAG GACTCGCCTAAAGAAATGTCTCTACCACTCCCAATGGTTACTCTGTTGAACTGTGAAAAAATTTTACctgcaaaactgaaattaatgaaAGAACTTATGCTTATACCACCAGTTCAACTGTCACTCAAACAG GGCATAGAAAGAGTTCTGGATATTCAGAAAGAAGTTATGAGACTGTTGGATCCTCCAGGCAAAGTG CCCAGTCCTCAACTAGCAGACAGTAAGAAAGGCAAAGCAGGGAAGAAAGCTCCG CCACAAGCCTTAAAAAGAATATCACACTTAGGTTGCCTAATAACAGGATTTGATAATCTAGAGCAATCACTGCTCCTAATGCAAACAGCTTGCAACAATATTGGACTGGAGCTAGGAACAGACATGTATTTAGGAATAAATTGTGCTGCTCATGAATTAATGGATTAC gttaaaggaaaatatgaaatactCACTGGAACATTCAAAAGTCCTGATGAAATGGTTGACATGTATGTGGAACTGATTAATAACTTTCCTTTTATTATTGCATTAATAGATCCCTTAAGAAAAGAG GACAGAGAACAATGGAATAACATATGCTGTGCTCTTGGCTCCAAATGTTACCTGATTGCTGAAGATGCTGCAACACATATATCCAAATTTAAAATTGACCAAAACATCAACATACCTATGTGCAGTGGTGTTGTCCTAAAATATATTAACCAAACCAAGGTATCAGACCTCATAGAACTTAGTGGACTTCTAGACG GTCAAAGACGTATTACCATATTAGGAAGTCCAGACGGAGAATCTTCTGATGATAGCCTTGTGGATCTG GCTGTTGGACTGGGTGCCAGGTTTATCAAGTTGGGAGGTCTTTCCCGCGGAGAAAGGGTGACCAAATACAACCGCCTTCTTGCTATAGAGGAAGAACTGACCAAGAATAGAACGCTAC gtGAAGCAACTCTTGAATTTATTGCTTTTGGTGAAGAATCACAGCCAGAAAATCAACCTTCTGCTGTACCTCCTCCCCCGAAGCAGGATTCAGCGCTTCCA CAGCTCTCTCAGGCAGCCCTGCAGGTTCCCTGCCTGCCCGCCCAGCTCCCACAGAACATCACACTGACCTAG